The nucleotide window GCAACCCTTCCTTCTCAGCCAGAGAGCCCGGCTCCACTAGTGACACGTAGATGCCCACACCGTGTTCCGAGCCCCCACGTATGCTGAAGCCCAAGCCCTCGTGGGCCTTGGCGCGCCGCAGGCTCACGAGCCGCACCTCCCCGGGCCCCGCGCCGTCGGGAGCGGCCCAGGCGGGCTGCCTATAGGGGGTGGTGGCTGGCAGGTAGAGACCCTCAGCCGTGTACTGGTCGAAGAGCAGCTGGTCGGAGCGCGGGATGACCAGTCGCAGCATGGGAAGCAGACGCCGCTTGACCGGGCTGTCCAGCAGGACGCGCAGGGTGCGCACCAGGTCGAAGACGTTGCGGCGCGCGTGGTACGCGTTGAGGCAATGGGTGAACTGCTCCCGCTCCGGCTCGCTCAACAGCGCCGTGAGCGCCTGGTGCAACTGGCGCACGTTGGCAGACAGCAGCCGCAGCCCCGAGCCCCCGCCGCCTCCCGCCGTGGCCGCCGAGCCCAGCGAGCCGGTGGAGGACGAGCTCACCGATAGACCGTCCAGCTGCCCGTTCATCTCCCCGCCGAGGCGCGGCCGCGCTCGGGGAGCGCGGCGCGAGGCGGCTGCTGCACCTGCGGCCAACGGCGCGACAGCTGGATTCCCGGGGGCGCCGAGGTCACGGCTTGGGGGAGACGCGGAGACCGTGACCGCAGTCTAGACCGGCCGGAGAGCAGGGACGACGGCTGCAGGGTGGGTTGCAGGGGGTGCTCAGGAGCAGTGGCTGGATCCTAGGGAGATAGCAGGGACCGCGGCTGGTGTCCCAGGGGCACGAAGGcagcgggcggggggggggggggtagcgaAACTGGAATCCGGAGGACGAAGAGACGGCTG belongs to Microtus pennsylvanicus isolate mMicPen1 chromosome 13, mMicPen1.hap1, whole genome shotgun sequence and includes:
- the Whrn gene encoding whirlin isoform X7; the encoded protein is MNGQLDGLSVSSSSTGSLGSAATAGGGGGSGLRLLSANVRQLHQALTALLSEPEREQFTHCLNAYHARRNVFDLVRTLRVLLDSPVKRRLLPMLRLVIPRSDQLLFDQYTAEGLYLPATTPYRQPAWAAPDGAGPGEVRLVSLRRAKAHEGLGFSIRGGSEHGVGIYVSLVEPGSLAEKEGLRVGDQILRVNDKSLARVTHAEAVKALKGSKKLVLCVYSAGRIPGGYVTNHIYTWVDPQGRSISPPSSLPQPHGSALRQHENDRRSALHLLQDGDEKKVNLVLGDGRSLGLTIRGGAEYGLGIYITGVDPGSEAEISGLKVSRGPQRGRNKQARILQGPSWLPGDPEQPGESDTCPSG